The genomic segment CCACATCtcactctttgcggccccatggaatgtaggctggcaggttcctctgttcatgaaattttccagaataCCTGACTGGGTTGTCAGTCCttactccaggggagcttcctaacccagggatcgaacctgcatctctcgtgtctcctgcactggcaggcagattttttaccactagcaccacctggaaagccagaaTACTGGCTCTATTCTTTAACGGATATGCCACCTTGGGCATGAGACTCACTTCTTTATGCCCCAGGTTCCTCATTTATGatgtaaagtaataataatatagtAACAATATTCCCTTGTACATGGAGTTGTTGTGAAGACTGAGTGGGGGAGGTAAGGTGGTCCCAAGTGCTCAATGAAAGATCCATAATTCAGACAGCACTCTTAGGGTTAGATGGTTTTTATCGTTGTACCCTGCCAGTTCCAAAGCTCATGTGTTACATACCAGAAACACTCAATCAGTGTTCACTGACACAAAGGCCAGTAGACTAGCCCGCATACAGCCAGAGTAAATTAAGAAGAGAAATGAGGGCAAGTGCTTGTTGTTTCCTTAATAAGaaagttctaaaatatttataattatagacAGAATTGAATGTTGACCTAGGAAAGGAAGTGGTAAAACTAAATGTTTTGTCTAATATACGTGCAAGTCTACTAAAACAAAAGGAAGACAAGCATAAATGCATTAAACTAGATGTTAGAGTGCTTATTTGAATCCAGAAGCTTTATGACATTCAGCAGACTTTTAAACTTTGATTttagctttttcatttttaaaacgaGGAAGAATGATTTCTCTATATCTTGTGGCACAGGATTAGAGAAAGTTACTGCActgaagaaggcaaagtggttgtctgaggaggtttcACAAATAgctgatgaaagaagagaagtgaagagcaAAGGACAAAGGGAaggatatacccaactgaatgaagACTTCCAGGAATAGCAAAGAGGGATAAGAAGACCTTttaaaatgaacaatgcaaagaaatagaggaaaacaacagactgggaaagactagagttctcttcaagaaaacaggAGATATCGAGGGAACATTTCAcccaaggatgggcatgataatggacagaaatggtaaggacctaacagaagcagaagatattaagaagaggtggcaagaatacacagaataactatatataaaaggtcttaatgactcgcattaaccacgatggtgtggtcagtcacctagagctagacatcctgcagtgagaagtcaactgggccttaggaagcattacaaggaacaaagctagtggaggcaatggaattccagctgagctattttaaatccttaaatctgatgctgtgaatgtgctgcactcaatatgccagcaaatttggaaaacttagcagtggccacaggactggaaaaggtcagttttcaaaccAATTCCAAAAAatggcaatgccagagaatgttcaccCAAGAATTgtactaccatacaattgtgttcatttaacatgctagtaaggttatgctcaaaatccttcaagctaggcttcaacagtgaaccgagaacttctgGATATaaaaactgggtttagaaaaggcagaagaaccagagatcaaattgccaaaattttttggatcacagagaaagcaaggagagtccagaaaaatatctacttctccttcattgatttcatgaaagcctttgactgtatggttcaacaaattgtgggaaattattcaagagatggtaataccttatcaccttacctgtctcctgaaaaacctgtgtgcaggacaagaagcaacagttagaaccggacatggaacaaaggactggttcaaaattgggaaagcagaaagacaaagctgtatattgttactctgcttattaaacttataatCAGAGTACATCTGAATGTCCTGGCATGTGTACATCTGGCATATGTAAACCtgacatgtgaaatgccagaatgGATGAAttgcaaactggaatcaagattgccaagaaaaatgtcaataacctcagatatgcaataataccactctaatggcagaaagtaaagaggaactacagagcctgtgaatgagggtgaaagagaagagtgaaaagctggcttacaactcagcattcagaaaactaaaatcatggcatctggttccatcacttcatggcaaatagaataggaaaaaagccgaagcagtgacagattttatttctggcGGCGGGGGTCGGAgggggaggggctccaaaatcactgctgacagtaactgcagccatgaaattaaaagacgcttgctccttggaaggaaagctatgataaacctagacagcataataaaaagcaaagacatcattttgctgacaaaggttcatagggtcaaagctatggttttccagtagtcgtgtatggatgtgacagttggaccataaagaaggttgagcaccaaagaactgatgctttcaaatcgtggtgctggagaagactcttgagagttccttggacagcaaggagattaaaccagtcaatcctaaaggaaatcaaccctgaatattcattggaaggaactgatgtcaaagctgaagcaccaatactctggtcacttgatgtgaagtgaaagtcgctcagtcgtctctgactctttgcaacctcatggactatagagtcaaggaattctctaggtcagaatactggagtgggtagactttcccttcttcaggggatcttcccaaaccagggatcgaacccagatctcccacattgcaggcagattcttatccagcTGAGCCACACCTGATGACAAGAGCCAATTCATCAGAAAAAACCCGGATGCTAGGagagattaagggcaggaggagaagggggtgacagagacagaggatgagatggttagatagcatcatagactcaatgaacatgaatttgagcaaactctggaagatagtgaaggacagaaaagactggtatgctgcagtccatggggttgcgacaaatcaaacatgacttagtgactgagcaacaacaaagatTGTATTTTTGAAAGCAGTAAATCAAAATAAGTTGATGATTTTCACTGTCAGAACTAAAGAGTTGAGGGTAAACTAATGCTAAGCAGTCTAGGGTGCCTTTAAATCATTTGTTTCATCTTTAACCATCAAGTAAAGATGGGAGAGAGTTTCTCACAAGTACATTAAATCAGAAATAATACACAATCTCAGGAAAGGTTTACCAATTTAAAGCATTTGTTAAATAATAGTCAGAAATGATAACCCTAATATATGATTGATTTacattaaatgagaaattagagaaataaacaaggatattttgatatatattcaTCCCTGTCCAATGATATGATGCTCTGATTTTTCAAACTTGATATCTGATTGCTACAAAGTAAAATTAGAATAGAatcaagaaatttattttaaaaattatttaaaaatacagaaatatacatTCTCTAGTCTTGGTACCAAAAACAAGTCTCCATGTCTGAAAAGTTGACCGGCTTCTATACAATGTGAATTGCTTAACTTGTTCAGTTTCAAATTTGTGGGttatataaaatgcatttatcaGCCTCTGTCATTTTTTTATATCCTTCATTTCAGTTCTGTATTTTTTAGAACATATCTGTAATTTGAGCTTTCATGTATATCATTGAAAATCCTTATAACTAATCTTTGGAGCACTGcaaaagtgaacaaaacagaaagctaaTTTGACATAAAGTACAATAAAAAATGACAATGTTAAAAACTCGTGCGTGCTCTAAACATATGTTAATCGGCAAAATTTATAAAGTCAGCCAAAATTTTATGAGCAGACAATCACCAGGAAATAGCCCACTCAACAAATGAATGCTATTTATAACATCAATTACCTTTCCCAGGGCAAATAATTCGACAGATATTATAGTCAATACTTTTATCTCTGGGTTTATTTTACCTGACTCTGAGATCATATTTCTGGACTCACAAATCTGAACACCTGACAAGGCGGAGTCACTACTTTGCCCTCCCTGAGCCAGAATATCTCTAAGTATTCCCCAGCTACATTTACACTgtaatagtaatttaaaaaacatttcaaaggaaTAAAGAGAAACTATAACCAGGGATTAAACTATTATAAAGTAATAAAAGGGAGGATTTAGAATAACAAAACATTGCAGTTTCTGTCTAtacattcttttacattttctcaAGAATGTTACAAGGAAGGGATTAATAACTAGAGATGTACAGTGAAGATCAGAGACAAGTAGCAACCCAAGATCAATGTTAAAATGTTACGTTTCTGGCTCTAAGGTCATGCTGTTTCCATAACAACCAGGTTTTTATGTTATATTGACCAAAGAATGATGAAACTGAATTTAAGTCTTCAGGTCATAATTTATTATGAAgcataatttattcttttactttataAGATCTTGCATGTATATGATTACATTTTCTACCCAATGATGTGTTTGCTGTGAATCTATATTCAATTCCTCCATCTAAAATGTGGGCTTAcccagaaaataaatttactgtTGAGGAATTCTCTCTCAAGACTTTGCCTGTGACAATGAGTTTGATGGCTTTTCGAAACCAAGGATAAAAGAAAGCATAAATCAAGGGGTTCATAGCTGAGTTATAATAAGCAATCCAAACCAATATTTCATAAACATATGTGGGAGTGATGAAACCTAGGAAGGCATCAATGATGGAATCCAGGAAGTAAGGCAGCCAGGAGACCAGAAACGCTAGCACTGCAATGCCCAGTGTTCTCGctgcctttctctccctcttggcCACTCTGTCTTGGTAGCTGTTTGAGCATCGCCCAGTCTTACTCCTCAGATTCTCAATTTTTCTAGCCTGCTGTTTAGCAATGAGGAAAATTTTGGAGTAAAGAACTATCATCACAAGGGTGGggatgaaaaataatagaaaattcaCCAATACCCAACTCTGATTCACTGCAATTTGACAGCCTCCCACACAGGTGAGAGCACTTACTAGATCCTCCAGTCCAGCTGCATTCGCTCCTGTGCCAAGAAGGGAAAAAGTATAAATAATGGGAAAGAGCCAAGAGAAGACAATACACATGCCAGAAACAGACACAGTGAACTTTGTTGGATAGACCAGGGGGTCAGTGACGGCAATGTACCTGTCCAGAGAGATAAAGCACAAGTGGTAGATGGAAGCGTAACAGAATGACCCATTAAAACAAGAGTGGAGTTGACAGTAACTCTCCCCAAAGTACCAGCAGCTCTCCACGGACCTCACTGTGCTGAAGGGCATCACAGTCACTCCCACCAAGAAGTCTGCACAGGCCAGGGAGGTGGATCAAGAAATTGGCTGGAGAATGCAGCTGCTTGAAGTGGAGAATGGAAATCATTACCAAGAggtttccaaatacagtcagCACAGCTCCAAAGATGAACACTGTGTACAGGATGAGGCGGGGGCCTGGTGAGTAGGGGGTTTTCACACAGGATCCGTTCAGGTGCTCGTAGCAGAGCTGCACAACTGCAGCAGAAGGAGACGCACTGCTCATGATTCTTTGATTTGATACCTGGAAACCTGTCACCCTCTGTGGCTCAGGATGTCATTCCAGTTTTCAAAATGTCCTTAAAGAGAAGATAAATACAATGTCAGCACTTGCTAGTGTATTCTGTCTTTAATTCCTTGTAAGTGCAAATCTTCACTTGCATGTTTAGAAAGTGATTCATATCCTCATGTAAAATGATCACTTTCAAATGAATAAGAAGTTAATTTTCAACATTACATAAAATGCTGttgatttaaattttgaaaaatcttcCCTAGTTTTTCATATTAAAGGAGAGGTTGTCTTCAAGAAGCTTTTACAGGATACATGTTCGAATGCCACATTTTATTAGcattattttcctaatttatcAGAGCAATGATAATGACCCAAACACTCCCTCCCCTCAGGAATGTAACTAAACAATTTCAATCCCCAAAGCCCTTAAGATTGAATCCCCATAAGTTCAAGGTGCttagaaagaaaaaactaaataacAATTATGTTTATGCTAAAATAAGTTTATGCCCTACTAATTTCCTGATGACACTTTAGCTTTGCATGGAATCGAATAGTGCCTATCCTTTAAAACCTTTGAGTGGAATTTGAAAGTCATATTATTTGCTATTATTAAATactgccttttcacttttttaagaaCCTTTTATGTATATGATTTCTGTGTTGAATGTCACTAGAACTCTTTCAAATAAACTCTTTATCCCTACCAGTGTTGATttgtgttaaaaaattaaatgtgtgggctcagttgctcagtcactcagtcttgtctgactctttgtgaccacatgggttatagcccaccaagctcctctgtctcgccttttccaggccagaacactggagtgggttgtcaattccttcaccaggggatcttcccaacccagggatctaaatgtgtgttttatgtctcctgtattggcagttggattctttaccacaccaCACACTGAAAAGCTCAAAGAAGTTAAAGAATCATATGTTAAATACTTGAATGCTTcaggtttgcttttaaaaattctgaccTGGGAAAGTGGGGTAGCAGAATACAAGGTGTTTGCCTCAGGGAACAACAAAGGAAGTGTAAGTACAAATAAAACATCGTTTCTGCTCCTGTTGTTGTTGGAGTTGTAGTGGGAGCAGCGTGGaagatacttaaaaaataaaataaaatgaaaggactTTTGGAATGTGGATATTCCTATTATATACGCTGGATTATACCACTGacaaatttcctttttctctcagcATTCTAGAACAGATCTCACCTTAGTTTTTCAAAAAGTGTTTTTtgcggcttccctgatggttccctggtaaacaatttgcctaccagtgcaggagacacaggttcaatccctgatcggggaagatcccataggccatggagcaactgagtccctgcaccacaactactgagcctgtgctctagagcccgggagccgcaaccactgaggccatgtgctgcagctactgcaGCGCACGCACCACGTgctcacagcaagagaagccgcggTAATGAGAAggctgtgcactgcagctagagaacagcccctgctgctgctgctgccaagtcacttcagtcgtgggctgccatctatgagtcacacagagtcggacacgactgaagcgactaggcggcggcagcagcaactggagaaaagcctgcgcagcaacgaagacccagcacagccataaactgaacaaataaaattattatttttttgtgggtaccatttttaattttttaattttttttttactttacaatattgtattggttctgccaaacatcaatatgaatccgccacgggtgtacacatgttccccatcctgaacccccctcccacctcgctccctgtaccatccttccaagtcatcccagttcaccagccccaagcatcttgtattgaacctggactggtgatttgtttcttatatgatattatacatgtttctgtGCCATTTCCCCAAATCgtcacaccctctccctctcccatagagtccaaaagactgttctatacatctgtatctcttttgctgtctcacatacagggttattgttaccatctttctaaattccatatatatgcgttagtatactgtattggtgtttttctttctggcttacttcactctgtataataggctccagtttcatccacctcattagaactgattcaaatgtattctttttaatggctgagtaatactccattgtgtatatgcaccacagctttcttatccattcatctgctgatgggcatctaggttgcttccatgtcctggctattataaacagtgctgcgatgaacattggggtacacgtgtttctttcaattctggtttccttggtgtgtatgcccagcggtatttaaaaagtgttttctgAGGAATGACTTCtatgtttaaaaatcatttttttcatattgaggcataaaataaatttgaaaagtttACATTTTTAGCACACACGGACTGATGACATGATAAATGTATCCACCCTTATATTCAGCACCACAACCAAGGTAGAAAGCAACACCCTGGCAATTCTCCTCAGGCCCTTTTATAGTTAATCTCACCCCACATTTCCTAGGGAAAACGCTGATCTCCATTCTATGGCTAGAGATTAATTTTCAAGGCCTAAAAATCTTTTATGAAAAGCATCACAATGTTTGTCCTCTTtgatgtctggcttatttcactcaggtCAATGTCTGTGAGTTTCATCCATGTCTGAGTACATTTTCAGGTCATTCCTTATCGTTGCTAAATGTAATTCCATTGTCTGAATATACCACAATTATTTTATCCgtattttgttgttgtccagttgctcagtcatgtctgatcagTTAATAAATATTCAGACTGTTCAGCTTGGGGTTGTCATATTGGGAAGTGTAGGTTTAACTCGGCAAGAAAGTATACACTTTCTTCTAAAGTAACTGGACCATTTTATACTCCCACCAGCAACCTATGAGTGTTCCAGTTTGCTCCAAATCTTTCTTTCCTCCTGGTGGATTGTCTATCGACTTAAAAGATGTTGGAATAAATCAAAGCTTATCCATCATATTTTATCTTACTTCTCTAACTCCACGTGAGAGGCCAACCTGTGAACAAGTAATGACAACTCAATGTGGTGACGGCTCGGATACACAGAGTGCAGTGGAGGTCACCGCAATGAAGCAAGGGAACCGTATCCACAGGCAAAGTTACCAAGCAGGTAACTATAAAGATAGGTTGAGAGGGTCAAGGAGATATTTAAGGTAAAAACAGAGAAGGGTTTCCCAGGGCAAGAGGGCAGTGTGTTTTGAGGCTCCGAGATGGGGGTTGGACGCATTCGCAGGGCTGAGAGCGGCTGTAGCGCAGGCGCAGTGTGGGGAGCGGCATGAGCTCAAGGAGACCTGCGCACAACCTGACCCCACCCCCCTCATTTTGCCAAGTTGTTTGGATTTCTGTGGAGGTCAGAGGTTAGGAGGGGAGAGGACATGAAATACCTGTGGTAACAGATACAAATCTTCGTTTCACCTGCTCAGGGATGCTAGATAGGATTTATTTTTCTGCAGTACTCTTAAATCTACTTAGAGTCTCACATTGCACCAGATACAAGAATAATACCTCAGTAAGTATAGGGATTGTGACCTTTATCCCCACAGTGTCATCCGTCTTCAGAGAGCTAGGTCTCACATTAGTATCTGTGGGTGTTCTTTGAGGTCTGTCTTCTGAGGAATGCATTTTCCTGACCTAAGGGACAGACTTAtaatctttcctggtggctctgtccatggaattttccaggcaagagtactggagtgggttgccatttccttctccagggtatcttcctgacccagggatcgaacccgggtctcccgcattgcaggcagacgctttaccaaagaattcgcctgccaatgcaagggatgcgggttgatccctgggtcaggaagattccttggagaaggaaatggtaacccacgccagtattcttgcctgggaaatcccaggtactctagcctgccatgctcctctgtccacggggtcacaaaagaaaagacaagacttagtgactaacaacaagGGCAGATTGGGCAACATTCCCCTTCTAGACGGGAAATGCTCCTTCCAGCCTCGCTGGGAGGTGAAGTCTCTTCTTAGAATATGTGCGTCTACTCAACACATCTACTGTTTATCACTTTTCAAGAAATGACCTGAAGAGTAGAAATAAAGCACAAGTGGAACGTTTAACCATGACTCTTGATAGCTTCCATCGCTCCTAAAGACAGCACATAATTAATATAGACCAGAAGAGTTGGAGCATGTTAAAGATCTGctaaaagaaaaccataaaaatacttaaaaatattaagatataattcCTTAGATATTTATCTATATAAGGTGCAGTTTCTAAAATATACTAATGTACCTATGTCATAGTTTCATTAGATAAGACAAAAATATACCAAAGATATATTCTCAAAAGATATTCTTCCCCTGCCAAATAAAACAAGCAAGCACACAGATAAAGCTAATGATGCTTAGATAAAAATAAAGGTGGTATTATTAATATCAATTTTAACCTATGTATTTCAATCACAAACATTAAAATGGTAAAGCTAAATTACAAAGTAAGTCCCCCTCCCCAAACACAGACACAGTCTTTTAtacataaaattacattttgtaaAAGTGTAATATGGGGACCTAGTCCATATATTGTTTTACAATCTAGGTCAgatttttttgcttctgttttcttttgattttagtgaaaaaaatatattgtggTTGTCTTACCTTGTTAACTGTTATAAGgcatttgttcttttaaatggTTTTATAATGTTCCATTTCAAAAGTAG from the Bos taurus isolate L1 Dominette 01449 registration number 42190680 breed Hereford chromosome 9, ARS-UCD2.0, whole genome shotgun sequence genome contains:
- the LOC785502 gene encoding LOW QUALITY PROTEIN: trace amine-associated receptor 7a-like (The sequence of the model RefSeq protein was modified relative to this genomic sequence to represent the inferred CDS: deleted 1 base in 1 codon), translating into MSSASPSAAVVQLCYEHLNGSCVKTPYSPGPRLILYTVFIFGAVLTVFGNLLVMISILHFKQLHSPANFLITSLACADFLVGVTVMPFSTVRSVESCWYFGESYCQLHSCFNGSFCYASIYHLCFISLDRYIAVTDPLVYPTKFTVSVSGMCIVFSWLFPIIYTFSLLGTGANAAGLEDLVSALTCVGGCQIAVNQSWVLVNFLLFFIPTLVMIVLYSKIFLIAKQQARKIENLRSKTGRCSNSYQDRVAKRERKAARTLGIAVLAFLVSWLPYFLDSIIDAFLGFITPTYVYEILVWIAYYNSAMNPLIYAFFYPWFRKAIKLIVTGKVLRENSSTVNLFSG